Proteins co-encoded in one Vibrio aquimaris genomic window:
- the ffh gene encoding signal recognition particle protein, with amino-acid sequence MFDNLTDRLSKTLKNISGKGRLTEDNIKDTLREVRMALLEADVALPVVRDFVKRVKEGAVGVEVSKSLTPGQEFIKIVQAELEAVMGESNEALNLAAQPPAVILMAGLQGAGKTTSVGKLSKLLTERDKKKVLVVSADVYRPAAIKQLETLASDVGVDFFPSSAEQKPLDIANAAIEHAKKKFYDVLLVDTAGRLAVDEQMMAEIQELHTAITPVETLFVVDAMTGQDAANTAKAFGDALPLTGVVLTKVDGDARGGAALSVRHITGKPIKFLGVGEKTDALEPFHPERVASRILGMGDVLSLIEDLQRNVDTEKAEKLAKKFKEKKGFDLEDFREQLGQMQNMGGMMGMLDKLPGMSQLPTDVKDKVDDKMFKQMEAIINSMTMKERQRPELIKGSRKKRIATGSGTQVQDVNRLLKQFTQMQKMMKKMQKGGMKGMMRNMQGMMGGGGFNPFGR; translated from the coding sequence ATGTTTGATAATTTAACGGATCGATTATCCAAAACCCTGAAGAATATCAGTGGTAAAGGTCGCTTGACCGAAGACAACATAAAAGACACATTGCGTGAAGTACGTATGGCTTTGTTGGAGGCGGATGTTGCCCTTCCTGTCGTGCGTGATTTCGTAAAACGGGTCAAAGAGGGGGCGGTTGGCGTTGAGGTTTCAAAGTCTCTAACTCCTGGTCAAGAATTTATTAAGATTGTTCAAGCCGAACTTGAAGCTGTCATGGGTGAATCTAATGAGGCACTCAACCTAGCAGCTCAACCGCCAGCTGTTATTTTGATGGCCGGTTTACAAGGTGCGGGCAAAACGACCTCTGTTGGTAAACTGTCTAAACTATTAACAGAGCGTGATAAGAAGAAAGTTCTTGTTGTTTCTGCCGACGTATATCGACCTGCTGCGATCAAGCAGTTAGAAACACTTGCATCAGATGTAGGTGTTGATTTTTTCCCATCTTCAGCAGAGCAAAAACCATTAGATATTGCTAATGCTGCGATAGAGCACGCCAAGAAGAAGTTTTATGATGTACTGCTTGTTGATACGGCAGGCCGCCTAGCTGTCGATGAGCAAATGATGGCTGAGATTCAGGAGCTTCATACGGCAATTACTCCTGTTGAAACGTTATTTGTTGTTGATGCAATGACAGGACAAGATGCAGCGAACACAGCAAAAGCGTTTGGTGATGCATTGCCATTAACAGGGGTTGTTTTGACCAAGGTAGATGGTGACGCTCGCGGTGGTGCAGCCTTATCTGTACGCCATATCACGGGTAAACCCATCAAATTTTTGGGCGTTGGTGAGAAAACGGATGCTCTAGAGCCCTTTCATCCTGAGCGTGTTGCCTCTCGCATTCTTGGCATGGGAGATGTACTTTCTCTTATTGAGGATCTACAACGCAACGTTGATACCGAAAAAGCAGAAAAACTGGCTAAAAAGTTCAAAGAAAAGAAAGGCTTCGACCTTGAAGATTTCCGTGAGCAATTGGGACAGATGCAGAATATGGGTGGCATGATGGGAATGCTAGACAAACTGCCTGGTATGTCTCAGTTGCCCACGGATGTGAAAGATAAAGTTGATGATAAAATGTTCAAACAGATGGAAGCCATTATCAACTCAATGACAATGAAGGAGCGTCAACGTCCTGAACTTATTAAAGGTTCTCGTAAAAAACGCATTGCCACTGGTTCAGGAACGCAAGTTCAAGATGTTAACCGCCTACTCAAGCAATTTACTCAAATGCAGAAGATGATGAAGAAAATGCAAAAAGGCGGCATGAAAGGCATGATGCGTAACATGCAAGGTATGATGGGTGGAGGTGGCTTCAATCCATTTGGTCGATAG